A single region of the Brassica rapa cultivar Chiifu-401-42 chromosome A03, CAAS_Brap_v3.01, whole genome shotgun sequence genome encodes:
- the LOC103856478 gene encoding BTB/POZ and MATH domain-containing protein 5, with protein sequence MSGSQIPRSNPDRVSSPTSSKSVTQTVNGSHQFVIQGYRLAKGMGVGKHIASDNFSVGGYQWGIFFYPDGKNPEDNSAYVSVFVALASEGTEVRALFELALVDQSGKGNHKVHSHFERSLDSGPYTLKYKGSMWGYKRFYRRTQLETSDFLKDDCLIINCTVGVVVSEVQCPRLHSIRVPDSELGSHFGFLLDSMEGSDVTFDIAGEKFQAHKLVLAARSPFFKSKFFTEPEENNREVTINNLEPKVFKALLQFMYKDSLPEDVEPVAAHTYDLLKLPEMYETLIVKLLAAADKYNLNRLRLLCESHICKGVSVKSVAKILALADRYKATELKDVCLKFTAENLAAVLETDAYQQLKDECLSLQSELLKAVAGYEEASNSTGGAKSQSVWAQLSDGGGDTSSRHVRQRTT encoded by the exons ATGTCCGGATCACAGATCCCCAGATCGAATCCGGATCGGGTCTCATCCCCCACGAGCTCCAAGTCCGTGACGCAGACGGTGAACGGGTCGCATCAATTCGTGATACAAGGGTACAGATTAGCGAAAGGGATGGGCGTTGGGAAGCACATCGCGAGCGATAACTTCTCCGTCGGAGGTTACCAGTGGGGGATCTTCTTCTACCCGGACGGTAAGAATCCGGAGGATAACTCGGCTTATGTATCCGTCTTCGTCGCGTTGGCTAGCGAAGGGACTGAAGTTAGGGCGCTTTTCGAGCTCGCTCTTGTTGACCAGAGTGGGAAGGGGAATCATAAGGTTCATAGCCATTTCGAGAGGTCGCTTGATAGTGGGCCTTATACTCTCAAATACAAAGGAAGCATGTG GGGATACAAGCGTTTCTATAGACGTACTCAGCTTGAGACATCTGACTTTCTCAAAGACGATTGCCTGATAATCAACTGTACGGTTGGAGTGGTGGTTTCCGAGGTTCAGTGCCCACGGTTACACTCTATTCGCGTCCCTGATTCAGAACTTGGATCACATTTTGGATTTTTACTGGATAGCATGGAAGGTTCTGATGTCACTTTTGACATTGCTGGCGAAAAGTTTCAAGCTCATAAACTAGTACTGGCTGCTCGATCTCCATTTTTCAAGTCTAAATTTTTCACTGAGCCTGAAGAAAACAATAGAGAGGTTACGATCAACAATCTAGAACCAAAGGTTTTTAAG GCTTTGCTACAATTCATGTATAAAGATTCTCTTCCGGAAGATGTGGAGCCTGTGGCAGCTCATACATATGACCTCTTAAAGCTGCCTGAAATGTACGAGACATTGATTGTGAAGCTCTTAGCAGCTGCTGACAAGTATAACCTGAATAGGCTCAGGTTGTTGTGTGAATCTCACATCTGCAAAGGTGTATCAGTAAAGTCCGTAGCCAAGATCTTAGCATTGGCTGACAGATATAAAGCTACAGAACTAAAGGACGTTTGCCTAAAATTCACTGCCGAGAATCTAGCAG CTGTTCTGGAGACAGACGCTTACCAGCAGCTGAAGGATGAATGTCTGTCCCTCCAGTCCGAGCTTCTGAAGGCAGTGGCTGGTTACGAGGAAGCCAGCAACAGCACAGGAGGAGCCAAGTCTCAGAGCGTGTGGGCTCAACTATCAGACGGCGGTGGTGATACCAGCAGCCGACATGTTAGACAACGCACCACCTAG